The Salana multivorans genome window below encodes:
- a CDS encoding dihydrofolate reductase family protein — protein MSLVRVHNFSVSLDGFGTGEGQRLDAPFGHAGHRLLEWAIPTRTFTEMGFHGDQVGTVGVDEAFASRWNTGVGVEIMGRNKFAPKAGPWPDEEWRGWWGDDPPFHTPVVVLTHHPRPPLEVAGGTTFYFVDAEPAEALARARELAGGLDVRIGGGTTTIREFLRADLVDEMHIAVVPIVLGRGERLWDGLEGLEERFTVEAVASPSGVVHLTFARRG, from the coding sequence ATGTCACTCGTCCGGGTCCACAACTTCTCGGTCTCGCTCGACGGCTTCGGCACGGGCGAGGGCCAGCGGCTCGACGCACCGTTCGGCCATGCCGGGCACCGGCTGCTCGAGTGGGCAATCCCGACGCGCACGTTCACCGAGATGGGCTTCCACGGTGACCAGGTCGGCACCGTCGGCGTCGACGAGGCCTTCGCGAGCCGGTGGAACACCGGTGTCGGGGTCGAGATCATGGGGCGCAACAAGTTCGCGCCGAAGGCGGGGCCGTGGCCCGACGAGGAGTGGCGTGGCTGGTGGGGAGACGACCCGCCCTTCCACACCCCGGTCGTCGTGCTCACGCACCACCCGCGTCCGCCGCTGGAGGTAGCGGGCGGGACCACGTTCTACTTCGTCGACGCCGAGCCCGCCGAGGCGTTGGCCCGGGCCCGGGAGCTCGCGGGTGGCCTTGACGTCCGCATCGGCGGTGGCACCACCACCATCCGTGAGTTCCTGCGGGCCGATCTGGTCGACGAGATGCACATCGCCGTCGTGCCGATCGTCCTCGGCCGAGGGGAACGGCTCTGGGACGGGCTCGAGGGTCTCGAGGAGCGGTTCACCGTCGAGGCCGTCGCCTCGCCGAGCGGGGTCGTCCACCTGACGTTCGCACGCCGAGGCTGA
- the pyrF gene encoding orotidine-5'-phosphate decarboxylase, with the protein MSAGARPFGERLAGAIDATGRLCVGIDPHPGLLTSWGLSDDATGLREFSLRVVEALAGSVAALKPQAAFYERHGSAGIAVLEETIAAARSAGVLTIVDAKRGDIGSTMQGYADAFLREGSPLAGDAVTLSPYLGFGSLAPAIDTALAVGRGVFVLCLTSNPEGASVQLARSDTDEGRSVAATIARAAAALNAEELAAGGDPGASRSLGSVGLVVGATIGEAARAAGVDLVGVRGPLLMPGVGAQGGSAQSVRAVVGEAWQQVLASSSREVLGAGPSADDLRSAAARAAASLA; encoded by the coding sequence GTGAGCGCCGGCGCGCGGCCGTTCGGCGAGCGGCTGGCCGGGGCGATCGACGCCACCGGCCGGCTGTGCGTCGGCATCGACCCGCACCCGGGGCTGCTGACCTCCTGGGGGCTGTCCGACGACGCCACCGGCCTGCGCGAGTTCTCGCTGCGCGTGGTGGAGGCGCTGGCGGGGTCCGTCGCGGCCCTCAAGCCGCAGGCGGCCTTCTACGAGCGACACGGCTCGGCCGGCATCGCCGTCCTGGAGGAGACCATCGCCGCCGCCCGCTCCGCCGGCGTCCTCACGATCGTCGACGCGAAGCGCGGCGACATCGGCTCGACGATGCAGGGGTACGCCGACGCCTTCCTGCGCGAGGGCTCGCCGCTGGCAGGCGATGCCGTGACCCTCTCGCCGTACCTCGGCTTCGGCTCGCTCGCCCCGGCGATCGACACGGCGCTGGCCGTGGGCCGGGGCGTGTTCGTCCTGTGCCTGACGTCGAACCCCGAGGGCGCATCGGTGCAGCTCGCGCGCTCCGACACCGACGAGGGCCGCAGCGTCGCCGCGACGATCGCGCGCGCGGCCGCCGCGCTCAACGCGGAGGAGCTGGCCGCTGGCGGCGACCCGGGTGCGTCCCGGTCGCTCGGCAGCGTCGGCCTCGTCGTCGGCGCGACCATCGGCGAGGCGGCGCGCGCGGCCGGCGTCGACCTGGTCGGGGTTCGCGGCCCCCTGCTCATGCCCGGCGTCGGCGCGCAGGGCGGGTCGGCCCAGTCGGTCCGCGCCGTGGTGGGGGAGGCCTGGCAGCAGGTGCTCGCCTCGTCCTCGCGCGAGGTGCTCGGGGCCGGCCCGTCGGCCGACGACCTGCGCTCCGCCGCCGCGCGAGCGGCCGCCTCGCTGGCCTGA
- the carB gene encoding carbamoyl-phosphate synthase large subunit produces MPRREDLRSVLVIGSGPIVIGQAAEFDYSGTQACRVLREEGLRVILVNSNPATIMTDPEFADATYVEPITPEVVTSIIAKERPDALLPTLGGQTALNTAVALHESGVLDEYGVELIGAKVDAIKQGEDRQLFKAVVERCGAEVASSVIAHTMDECLAAADQLGYPLVVRPSFTMGGLGSGIAFDEADLRSIAGAGLQYSPTTEVLLEESILGWKEYELELMRDRSDNCVVVCSIENVDPVGVHTGDSITVAPALTLTDREYQNLRDIAIAVIREVGVDTGGCNIQFAVHPETGRVIVIEMNPRVSRSSALASKATGFPIAKIAARLAVGYTLAEIPNDITGSTPASFEPAIDYVVVKVPRFAFEKFPAADPTLTTTMKSVGEAMALGRNYTEALQKALRSIDKKGVAFHWDSPRPTREEALALVEAARVPTEERLLQVQQAIRGGATVEELFDATKIDPWFLDQIVLLQEIAEQLQAADALDPEVLALAKRHGFSDRQIAQIRGLSEQTVREIRHAYGLRPVYKTVDTCAAEFEARTPYHYSSYDAETEVRPRTRPAVLILGSGPNRIGQGIEFDYSCVHAALTLKDEYETVMVNCNPETVSTDYDTADRLYFEPLTLEDVLEVYDAECAVGPVAGVIVQLGGQTPLSLAEDLARAGVPIWGTQPEAIDAAEDRGVFGGVLVSAGLPAPAFGTATTLAQALEVADGVGFPVLVRPSYVLGGRGMEIVYDAEQLTDYVRRATPMLAGSDGDGAVFEAPVLIDRFLDEAIEIDVDALFDGEEMYLGGIMEHIEEAGIHSGDSACVLPSVTISRKEIERIKASTEAIARGVGVRGLLNVQYALSSDTLYVLEANPRASRTVPFVAKATGVPLAKAAAHVMAGESIASLRERGVLPERDGSQLPADSPVAIKEAVLPFKRFRTANGTVVDTVLGPEMRSTGEVMGMDTDVPLAFAKSQAAAYGGLPMSGTVFVSVADRDKRSIVFPVARLVELGFDVIATAGTADVLRRYGIEARVVRKASDGRGPNDEPTILDLITGGEIDMVVNTPNGQGARADGYDIRTATTAADKPIITTTQQFGVAVLAIEALRRGPFTVASLQEYDAARQAALDEAATSVGASA; encoded by the coding sequence ATGCCTCGCCGCGAGGACCTTCGCTCCGTCCTGGTCATCGGCTCCGGCCCGATCGTCATCGGTCAGGCCGCCGAGTTCGACTACTCCGGCACCCAGGCGTGCCGCGTCCTGCGCGAGGAGGGCCTGCGGGTCATCCTCGTCAACTCCAACCCGGCCACGATCATGACGGACCCGGAGTTCGCCGACGCGACCTACGTCGAGCCGATCACGCCCGAGGTCGTCACGAGCATCATCGCCAAGGAGCGTCCCGACGCGCTGCTGCCGACGCTCGGCGGCCAGACGGCCCTCAACACGGCCGTCGCGCTGCACGAGTCGGGGGTCCTGGACGAGTACGGCGTCGAGCTCATCGGCGCCAAGGTCGACGCCATCAAGCAGGGCGAGGACCGCCAGCTCTTCAAGGCCGTCGTCGAGCGGTGCGGCGCCGAGGTGGCCAGCTCCGTCATCGCGCACACGATGGACGAGTGCCTGGCGGCGGCCGACCAGCTCGGCTACCCGCTCGTCGTGCGGCCCTCGTTCACCATGGGCGGTCTCGGGTCGGGCATCGCGTTCGACGAGGCCGACCTGCGCTCGATCGCCGGCGCCGGCCTGCAGTACTCGCCGACCACCGAGGTGCTCCTGGAGGAGTCGATCCTCGGCTGGAAGGAGTACGAGCTCGAGCTCATGCGGGACCGGAGCGACAACTGCGTCGTCGTCTGCTCGATCGAGAACGTCGACCCGGTCGGCGTCCACACGGGCGACTCGATCACGGTGGCGCCGGCGCTCACGCTGACCGACCGCGAGTACCAGAACCTGCGGGACATCGCGATCGCGGTCATCCGCGAGGTCGGCGTCGACACGGGGGGCTGCAACATCCAGTTCGCTGTGCACCCGGAGACGGGCCGCGTCATCGTCATCGAGATGAACCCGCGCGTCTCGCGCTCCTCCGCCCTCGCCTCCAAGGCGACGGGCTTCCCGATCGCGAAGATCGCGGCGCGCCTGGCTGTCGGCTACACGCTCGCCGAGATCCCCAACGACATCACGGGCTCGACGCCGGCCAGCTTCGAGCCGGCGATCGACTACGTCGTGGTCAAGGTGCCGCGGTTCGCGTTCGAGAAGTTCCCGGCCGCCGACCCGACGCTCACCACCACGATGAAGTCCGTCGGTGAGGCGATGGCGCTCGGGCGCAACTACACCGAGGCGCTGCAGAAGGCGCTGCGCTCGATCGACAAGAAGGGCGTGGCGTTCCACTGGGACTCCCCGCGTCCGACGCGCGAGGAGGCCCTCGCGCTGGTCGAGGCGGCGCGCGTCCCGACCGAGGAGCGGCTGCTCCAGGTGCAGCAGGCGATCCGCGGCGGCGCGACCGTCGAGGAGCTGTTCGACGCGACCAAGATCGACCCCTGGTTCCTCGACCAGATCGTGCTGCTCCAGGAGATCGCCGAGCAGCTCCAGGCCGCCGACGCGCTCGACCCCGAGGTGCTGGCGCTCGCCAAGCGGCACGGGTTCTCCGACCGGCAGATCGCGCAGATCCGGGGGCTGTCGGAGCAGACCGTGCGGGAGATCCGGCACGCCTACGGCCTGCGTCCCGTCTACAAGACGGTCGACACCTGCGCGGCCGAGTTCGAGGCGCGCACGCCGTACCACTACTCCTCCTACGACGCCGAGACCGAGGTGCGCCCGCGCACCCGCCCGGCCGTGCTCATCCTCGGCTCGGGGCCGAACCGGATCGGCCAGGGCATCGAGTTCGACTACTCGTGCGTCCACGCGGCGCTCACCCTCAAGGACGAGTACGAGACCGTCATGGTCAACTGCAACCCCGAGACGGTCTCGACCGACTACGACACGGCCGACCGCCTCTACTTCGAGCCGCTCACGCTCGAGGACGTCCTCGAGGTGTACGACGCGGAGTGCGCCGTCGGCCCGGTCGCCGGCGTCATCGTCCAGCTCGGCGGCCAGACGCCGCTCTCGCTGGCCGAGGACCTGGCCCGCGCCGGCGTGCCGATCTGGGGCACGCAGCCCGAGGCGATCGACGCGGCCGAGGACCGCGGCGTGTTCGGCGGCGTCCTCGTCTCCGCCGGTCTGCCGGCGCCGGCCTTCGGGACGGCGACGACACTGGCGCAGGCGCTCGAGGTGGCCGACGGCGTCGGGTTCCCCGTGCTCGTGCGGCCGTCCTACGTGCTCGGCGGGCGCGGCATGGAGATCGTGTACGACGCCGAGCAGCTCACCGACTACGTGCGCCGGGCCACACCGATGCTGGCGGGGTCGGACGGCGACGGCGCGGTGTTCGAGGCCCCGGTCCTCATCGACCGGTTCCTCGACGAGGCGATCGAGATCGACGTCGACGCGCTGTTCGACGGCGAGGAGATGTACCTCGGCGGGATCATGGAGCACATCGAGGAGGCCGGGATCCACTCCGGCGACTCGGCGTGCGTCCTGCCGTCGGTGACCATCTCGCGCAAGGAGATCGAGCGGATCAAGGCCTCGACCGAGGCGATCGCCCGCGGCGTCGGCGTGCGGGGGCTGCTCAACGTCCAGTACGCGCTGTCGTCGGACACGCTCTACGTGCTCGAGGCGAACCCGCGCGCGTCGCGGACCGTCCCGTTCGTCGCCAAGGCGACCGGCGTCCCGCTGGCGAAGGCGGCCGCGCACGTCATGGCGGGGGAGAGCATCGCGTCCCTGCGCGAGCGCGGTGTGCTGCCCGAGCGCGACGGCTCGCAGCTCCCGGCCGACTCGCCCGTGGCGATCAAGGAGGCCGTGCTGCCGTTCAAGCGGTTCCGGACGGCGAACGGCACCGTGGTCGACACGGTGCTCGGGCCGGAGATGCGCTCGACCGGCGAGGTCATGGGCATGGACACCGACGTGCCGCTGGCGTTCGCCAAGTCGCAGGCCGCGGCGTACGGCGGGCTGCCGATGTCGGGGACGGTCTTCGTCTCGGTCGCCGACCGCGACAAGCGGTCGATCGTCTTCCCGGTCGCCCGGCTCGTCGAGCTCGGGTTCGACGTCATCGCGACCGCCGGAACCGCCGACGTGCTGCGCCGCTACGGGATCGAGGCGCGCGTCGTGCGCAAGGCGTCCGACGGCCGCGGTCCGAACGACGAGCCGACGATCCTCGACCTCATCACCGGGGGAGAGATCGACATGGTGGTCAACACGCCGAACGGTCAGGGCGCGCGCGCCGACGGCTACGACATCCGGACGGCCACGACGGCGGCGGACAAGCCGATCATCACCACGACGCAGCAGTTCGGCGTCGCGGTCCTCGCGATCGAGGCGCTGCGCCGCGGCCCGTTCACCGTCGCCTCCCTCCAGGAGTACGACGCGGCACGGCAGGCGGCGCTCGACGAGGCGGCGACGAGCGTCGGGGCGTCGGCGTGA
- the carA gene encoding glutamine-hydrolyzing carbamoyl-phosphate synthase small subunit: MSTPDVAYLVLEDGTCFEGRAWGARGETLGEIVFATGMTGYQETLTDPSYHRQIVVMTAPHIGNTGMNLDDEESTRIWVAGFVVREPARRASSWRSTTTLDEELAAQSIVGLAGIDTRALTRHLRDAGAMRAGIFSGEALPPLVGEHLVGALVERVRSAPVMAGSDLAREVTTPEAYVVEPPEGTEQIGTVVAVDLGIKDMTPIRMAERGLRVVVVPMGLTLEEILAYSPDAVFFSNGPGDPAAADQEVELLRGVLDARIPYFGICFGNQILGRALGFDTYKLTFGHRGINQPVMDVATGRVEITAHNHGFAVDVPVGPEALAPFGGGRYGRVVVSHVGLNDRVVEGLRCLDIPAFSVQYHPEAAAGPHDAGYLFDRLVDLIKVRKENA; the protein is encoded by the coding sequence ATGAGCACACCTGACGTCGCCTACCTCGTCCTCGAGGACGGCACCTGCTTCGAGGGCCGCGCCTGGGGCGCGCGCGGCGAGACCCTCGGGGAGATCGTCTTCGCCACCGGCATGACCGGCTACCAGGAGACGCTGACCGACCCCAGCTACCACCGCCAGATCGTCGTCATGACCGCCCCGCACATCGGGAACACGGGCATGAACCTCGACGACGAGGAGTCGACCCGGATCTGGGTCGCCGGCTTCGTCGTGCGCGAGCCCGCCCGCCGGGCGTCGAGCTGGCGCTCGACGACGACGCTGGACGAGGAGCTCGCCGCGCAGTCGATCGTCGGCCTCGCCGGGATCGACACCCGCGCCCTCACCCGCCACCTGCGCGACGCCGGGGCGATGCGCGCCGGCATCTTCTCGGGCGAGGCGCTGCCTCCGCTGGTCGGGGAGCACCTCGTCGGCGCACTCGTCGAGCGCGTGCGGTCGGCGCCCGTCATGGCCGGGTCGGACCTCGCCCGCGAGGTCACGACGCCGGAGGCCTACGTCGTCGAGCCGCCCGAGGGGACCGAGCAGATCGGCACCGTCGTCGCCGTCGACCTCGGGATCAAGGACATGACGCCGATCCGGATGGCCGAGCGCGGGCTGCGCGTCGTCGTCGTCCCGATGGGCCTCACGCTCGAGGAGATCCTCGCCTACTCGCCCGACGCCGTGTTCTTCTCCAACGGCCCCGGCGACCCGGCCGCGGCCGACCAGGAGGTCGAGCTGCTGCGCGGCGTCCTCGACGCCCGGATCCCGTACTTCGGCATCTGCTTCGGCAACCAGATCCTCGGCCGCGCGCTCGGGTTCGACACCTACAAGCTGACGTTCGGCCACCGCGGGATCAACCAGCCCGTCATGGACGTGGCGACCGGGCGCGTGGAGATCACCGCCCACAACCACGGGTTCGCCGTCGACGTGCCCGTCGGCCCCGAGGCCCTCGCACCGTTCGGCGGGGGCCGCTACGGCCGCGTCGTCGTGTCGCACGTCGGTCTCAACGACCGGGTGGTCGAGGGGCTGCGCTGCCTCGACATCCCGGCCTTCTCCGTCCAGTACCACCCGGAGGCGGCGGCCGGCCCGCACGACGCCGGCTACCTCTTCGACCGGCTCGTCGACCTGATCAAGGTCCGTAAGGAGAACGCCTGA
- a CDS encoding dihydroorotase: protein MTAPTTPTTAYLVTGVSPLGGEPTDLLLADGVIAAVGADAAGAAKDRDGDDLVVVDGTGLIALPGLVDLHTHLREPGREDAETILTGTRSAAAGGFTAVHAMANTSPVADTAGVVEQVWRLGRDAGYADVIPVGAVTVGLGGERLAELGAMADSAARVRVFSDDGKCVHDPVLMRRALEYTKAFDGVVAQHAQEPRLTEGSQMHEGTVSAEIGLAGWPAVAEEAIIARDVLLAEHVGGRLHVQHLSTAGSVEIVRWAKERGIDVTAEATPHHLLLTDELARSYDPVYKVNPPLRTAEDVAAVRAGLADGTIDVVATDHAPHALQDKDCEWSAAAFGMTGLETALSVVQQVMVDSGLFTWADVARVLSVEPARIGGLADHGRPLEAGEPATIVLYDPAARRTVAPAEHHSRSRNSPYAGLELPGRVRWTFLRGRPTVADGELAPVAGA, encoded by the coding sequence GTGACCGCCCCGACGACCCCGACCACCGCCTACCTCGTCACCGGCGTCTCGCCGCTCGGCGGCGAGCCGACCGACCTCCTGCTCGCCGACGGCGTCATCGCCGCGGTCGGCGCGGACGCCGCCGGGGCGGCGAAGGACCGCGACGGGGATGACCTCGTCGTCGTCGACGGCACCGGGCTCATCGCGCTGCCGGGTCTCGTCGACCTGCACACCCACCTACGCGAGCCCGGCCGGGAGGACGCCGAGACGATCCTCACCGGCACGCGGTCAGCGGCCGCCGGCGGCTTCACGGCCGTCCACGCGATGGCGAACACCTCGCCCGTCGCGGACACGGCCGGCGTCGTCGAGCAGGTCTGGCGGCTCGGCCGCGACGCCGGCTACGCCGACGTGATCCCGGTCGGCGCCGTGACGGTCGGGCTGGGGGGCGAGCGGCTCGCCGAGCTCGGCGCGATGGCCGACTCGGCCGCGCGCGTCCGCGTCTTCTCCGACGACGGCAAGTGCGTCCACGACCCCGTCCTGATGCGCCGCGCGCTGGAGTACACGAAGGCGTTCGACGGCGTCGTGGCGCAGCACGCGCAGGAGCCGCGACTCACCGAGGGCTCCCAGATGCACGAGGGAACGGTCTCGGCGGAGATCGGCCTCGCCGGCTGGCCGGCGGTCGCCGAGGAGGCGATCATCGCGCGCGACGTGCTGCTGGCCGAGCACGTCGGCGGACGTCTGCACGTCCAGCACCTCTCGACCGCCGGCAGCGTCGAGATCGTCCGGTGGGCGAAGGAGCGCGGGATCGACGTGACCGCCGAGGCCACGCCGCACCACCTCCTGCTGACCGACGAGCTCGCCCGCTCCTACGACCCGGTGTACAAGGTCAACCCGCCGCTGCGGACGGCCGAGGACGTCGCCGCCGTGCGGGCCGGCCTGGCCGACGGGACGATCGACGTCGTGGCGACCGACCACGCGCCGCACGCGCTCCAGGACAAGGACTGCGAGTGGTCGGCCGCAGCGTTCGGCATGACCGGGCTCGAGACGGCGCTCAGCGTCGTCCAGCAGGTCATGGTCGACAGCGGCCTGTTCACCTGGGCGGACGTCGCGCGTGTCCTGTCGGTCGAGCCGGCCCGGATCGGCGGCCTCGCCGACCACGGCCGCCCGCTCGAGGCGGGGGAGCCGGCGACGATCGTGCTCTACGACCCCGCCGCGCGCCGCACGGTCGCGCCGGCCGAGCACCACTCGCGGAGCCGGAACTCGCCGTACGCGGGGCTCGAGCTGCCGGGGCGCGTGCGCTGGACGTTCCTGCGCGGACGCCCGACCGTCGCCGACGGCGAGCTCGCCCCGGTGGCCGGCGCATGA
- a CDS encoding aspartate carbamoyltransferase catalytic subunit: MKHLLDARDLTRDEAVSLLDTAEAMAQTQSRQIKKLPALRGLTVVNLFFEDSTRTRISFEAAAKRLSADVINFSAKGSSVSKGESLKDTAQTLRAIGADAVVVRHSASGAPHRLAHAGWIDTPVVNAGDGTHQHPTQALLDAFTLRRHLSDGQGDLAGRHVVIVGDVLHSRVARSNVELLHTLGARVTLVAPPTLLPVGVEEWTCDTSFDLDATIAGDAAAGAPDAVMMLRVQRERMNGGFFPSELEYSRRYGLDSGRLARLESVSPHAIVMHPGPMNRGLEISAEAADSPRSTVVEQVSNGVSVRMAVLYTVLAGHAGTSQEELP; encoded by the coding sequence ATGAAGCACCTTCTCGACGCCCGCGACCTCACGCGCGACGAGGCCGTCAGCCTGCTCGACACCGCCGAGGCGATGGCGCAGACCCAGTCCCGGCAGATCAAGAAGCTCCCGGCGCTGCGTGGCCTCACGGTCGTCAACCTGTTCTTCGAGGACTCCACGCGGACCCGGATCTCGTTCGAGGCCGCGGCCAAGCGCCTCTCGGCCGACGTCATCAACTTCTCCGCGAAGGGGTCGAGCGTCTCCAAGGGCGAGTCCCTCAAGGACACGGCGCAGACGCTGCGGGCGATCGGCGCGGACGCGGTCGTCGTCCGCCACTCGGCCTCCGGCGCCCCGCACCGGCTGGCGCACGCCGGCTGGATCGACACCCCCGTCGTCAACGCGGGCGACGGCACCCACCAGCACCCGACGCAGGCGCTGCTCGACGCCTTCACCCTGCGCCGGCACCTCTCCGACGGTCAGGGCGACCTCGCGGGTCGGCACGTCGTCATCGTCGGCGACGTCCTGCACTCCCGCGTCGCGCGCTCGAACGTCGAGCTGCTGCACACGCTCGGCGCCCGCGTCACGCTCGTCGCCCCGCCGACGCTCCTGCCGGTCGGCGTCGAGGAGTGGACGTGCGACACGTCGTTCGACCTCGACGCCACCATCGCGGGCGACGCCGCGGCCGGCGCGCCCGACGCCGTCATGATGCTGCGCGTCCAGCGCGAGCGGATGAACGGCGGCTTCTTCCCGTCCGAGCTGGAGTACTCGCGCCGCTACGGGCTGGACTCCGGGCGCCTCGCCCGGCTCGAGTCCGTCTCGCCGCACGCCATCGTCATGCACCCCGGCCCGATGAACCGCGGGCTGGAGATCTCGGCCGAGGCCGCCGACTCCCCGCGCTCAACCGTGGTCGAACAGGTCTCCAACGGCGTCTCGGTCCGCATGGCCGTGCTCTACACCGTCCTCGCCGGCCACGCCGGCACCAGCCAGGAGGAGCTCCCGTGA
- the pyrR gene encoding bifunctional pyr operon transcriptional regulator/uracil phosphoribosyltransferase PyrR, whose amino-acid sequence MSASHPDERVVLNAEEIGRALTRIAFEIVERNHGAQDIVLLGIPRRGAPLAKRLAERIELAEGRGRAGETPATQVPVGELDITLYRDDLRANPTRALTPTRLPASGIDGRTVVLVDDVLFSGRTIRAALDALTDVGRPAAVQLVALVDRGHRQLPIRADYVGKNLPTATSERVQVRLVETDGDDYVSISAQPTPDGARR is encoded by the coding sequence ATGTCCGCGTCCCATCCGGACGAGCGCGTGGTGCTGAACGCCGAGGAGATCGGCCGGGCACTCACCCGCATCGCGTTCGAGATCGTCGAGCGCAACCACGGAGCCCAGGACATCGTCCTGCTCGGCATCCCTCGCCGCGGCGCCCCGCTGGCCAAGCGGCTCGCCGAGCGGATCGAGCTCGCGGAGGGCCGTGGCCGCGCGGGGGAGACCCCCGCCACCCAGGTCCCGGTCGGCGAGCTCGACATCACGCTCTACCGCGACGACCTGCGGGCCAACCCGACCCGCGCCCTCACCCCGACCCGCCTGCCGGCGAGCGGCATCGACGGCCGGACCGTCGTCCTGGTCGACGACGTGCTCTTCTCCGGCCGGACGATCCGCGCGGCGCTCGACGCGCTCACCGACGTCGGCCGGCCGGCGGCCGTCCAGCTCGTGGCACTCGTCGACCGCGGGCACCGTCAGCTCCCGATCCGGGCCGACTACGTCGGCAAGAACCTGCCGACGGCGACGAGCGAGCGGGTCCAGGTCCGCCTCGTCGAGACCGACGGCGACGACTACGTCAGCATCTCGGCCCAGCCCACCCCGGACGGAGCACGGCGATGA
- the nusB gene encoding transcription antitermination factor NusB, whose translation MTLEPTPSMSHDHGSDCSAATPSDTPRVERRTERHHKDRQRALDLLFEADQRARAGERIDVLTLLGRRIAGQDGLKPMRDYAATIVEGVTEHAGRIDEIIAANSHGWTLDRMPAVDRSILRIGVWEILWNPDVPDANAVKGAVDLAADLSTDDSPAFVNGLLGQVQRLAPSLRDAADPAEDDAHAAEHPEPASTADPRDDEATGAAQE comes from the coding sequence ATGACGCTGGAACCCACGCCGTCCATGTCGCACGACCACGGGTCCGACTGCTCCGCCGCCACGCCGTCGGACACGCCGCGGGTCGAGCGTCGCACCGAGCGTCACCACAAGGACCGTCAGCGCGCGCTGGACCTCCTCTTCGAGGCGGACCAGCGCGCCCGGGCGGGGGAGCGGATCGACGTCCTCACCCTCCTCGGCCGCCGGATCGCCGGCCAGGACGGGCTCAAGCCGATGCGCGACTACGCCGCGACCATCGTCGAGGGCGTCACCGAGCACGCCGGCCGGATCGACGAGATCATCGCGGCCAACTCCCACGGCTGGACGCTCGACCGCATGCCGGCCGTCGACCGCTCGATCCTGCGGATCGGCGTCTGGGAGATCCTGTGGAACCCGGACGTCCCGGACGCCAACGCGGTCAAGGGGGCCGTCGACCTCGCGGCGGACCTGTCCACCGACGACTCGCCCGCGTTCGTCAACGGTCTGCTCGGTCAGGTCCAGCGGCTCGCGCCGTCCCTGCGGGACGCGGCCGACCCCGCCGAGGACGACGCGCACGCCGCCGAGCACCCGGAGCCGGCGAGCACGGCCGACCCGCGAGACGACGAGGCCACCGGCGCGGCACAGGAGTAG
- the efp gene encoding elongation factor P, with the protein MATTNDLKNGMVLNIEGQLWSVVEFQHVKPGKGPAFVRTKLKNVLSGKTVDKTFNAGLKIETATVDRRDMQYLYKDGDQYVFMDVSDYDQVFVSPEIVGDAVRFLLENQQVIMAFHEGNPLYLELPASVVLEITYTEPGLQGDRSNAGTKPATIETGHEVQVPLFLNQGDKIKVDTRSGDYLSRV; encoded by the coding sequence GTGGCTACCACCAACGACCTGAAGAACGGCATGGTCCTCAACATCGAGGGTCAGCTCTGGAGCGTCGTGGAGTTCCAGCACGTCAAGCCCGGCAAGGGCCCGGCGTTCGTCCGCACCAAGCTCAAGAACGTGCTCTCCGGCAAGACGGTGGACAAGACGTTCAACGCCGGCCTCAAGATCGAGACCGCCACGGTCGACCGCCGCGACATGCAGTACCTGTACAAGGACGGCGACCAGTACGTCTTCATGGACGTCTCCGACTACGACCAGGTCTTCGTCAGCCCCGAGATCGTCGGCGACGCCGTGCGCTTCCTGCTGGAGAACCAGCAGGTCATCATGGCCTTCCACGAGGGCAACCCGCTCTACCTCGAGCTCCCGGCCTCCGTCGTGCTGGAGATCACCTACACCGAGCCGGGCCTTCAGGGCGACCGCTCGAACGCCGGCACCAAGCCCGCGACGATCGAGACCGGCCACGAGGTCCAGGTCCCGCTCTTCCTCAACCAGGGCGACAAGATCAAGGTCGACACCCGCTCGGGCGACTACCTCAGCCGCGTCTGA